In Aridibaculum aurantiacum, the following proteins share a genomic window:
- a CDS encoding cobalamin B12-binding domain-containing protein, with protein sequence MNDKRTRPLRVLVAKVGLDGHDRGAKVIATALRDAGMEVIYTGLRQTPEMVVNAALQEDVDAIGISILSGAHMTVFPKVIQLMKEKQMDDVLLTGGGIIPEDDMQALNEMGVGKLFAPGTPTSDIASYIQEWANTNRPF encoded by the coding sequence ATGAACGATAAGCGTACAAGACCGTTACGTGTACTGGTTGCCAAAGTAGGACTTGATGGGCATGACCGCGGAGCTAAAGTGATAGCAACAGCACTTCGCGATGCAGGTATGGAAGTAATTTATACTGGCCTGCGCCAAACGCCTGAAATGGTGGTGAATGCCGCACTGCAGGAAGATGTGGACGCAATAGGCATCAGCATTTTGAGCGGCGCTCACATGACGGTATTTCCCAAAGTAATACAACTGATGAAGGAAAAGCAGATGGATGATGTATTGCTTACCGGCGGAGGCATCATACCAGAAGATGATATGCAGGCACTGAATGAGATGGGTGTAGGAAAATTATTTGCACCCGGCACCCCCACCAGCGACATCGCATCCTATATACAGGAATGGGCAAATACCAACCGGCCGTTCTGA
- a CDS encoding helix-turn-helix domain-containing protein: MFKPLDILRMANQPAQEVPLDLLFEKEQDLPGSVQYSIRRFFPNGKFSSDDMGMMVYHYHGNNSSKNYLELRFCTSGNRYCQEKSCSSCHEFPTTNCSGKIQTLDVYSFHFTGSFLNQFTHNVKVSNRKDEVLAFKHPSSFTKVFPLCNRKRNVLDGFLNHTYTGSLENIFINAKIHEVLLYSLECLVDEKEEGFACKFLADEAGREKIYLAREILLQHIGDPITIKELSRKVAINECYLKKGFKEIYGTTIFDFYQQQRMEHAKYLLYEKGLSVTDVSALLGYSSISHFSTAFKKHTGLKPCDLLLRS; the protein is encoded by the coding sequence ATGTTCAAACCACTAGATATTTTACGGATGGCTAACCAGCCAGCGCAGGAAGTGCCTCTTGATCTTCTCTTTGAGAAAGAGCAGGATCTGCCTGGTTCCGTTCAGTATTCTATTCGCAGGTTTTTCCCTAACGGCAAGTTCTCTAGTGACGACATGGGCATGATGGTTTACCATTACCACGGCAACAATTCCAGCAAAAATTACCTGGAGCTCAGGTTTTGTACAAGTGGAAACCGCTACTGCCAGGAAAAGAGCTGCAGTAGTTGCCATGAGTTTCCAACTACAAATTGTAGTGGTAAAATTCAAACGCTTGATGTTTACAGCTTTCACTTTACCGGTTCTTTTCTCAACCAGTTTACACACAATGTAAAAGTGAGCAACAGGAAAGATGAAGTGCTTGCTTTCAAACACCCGTCTTCTTTTACCAAGGTTTTCCCGCTGTGCAATCGTAAACGCAATGTATTAGATGGTTTCCTTAACCATACCTATACCGGCAGCCTTGAGAATATTTTCATCAATGCCAAGATACACGAGGTGCTGCTTTACAGCCTGGAGTGCTTGGTAGATGAGAAGGAGGAAGGATTTGCCTGTAAGTTTTTGGCAGATGAGGCTGGTAGAGAAAAGATCTACCTCGCCAGGGAAATACTTCTTCAGCATATTGGTGATCCCATCACTATAAAAGAGCTTAGCCGGAAGGTGGCAATCAATGAGTGTTACCTGAAAAAAGGTTTCAAAGAGATCTACGGCACCACCATTTTCGACTTTTACCAGCAGCAGCGCATGGAACATGCTAAATACCTGCTGTATGAAAAAGGCCTAAGCGTAACAGATGTTTCTGCGCTATTAGGCTATTCCTCTATCTCTCATTTTTCTACTGCGTTCAAAAAGCATACAGGCCTTAAGCCTTGCGACCTGTTGCTCCGTTCTTGA
- a CDS encoding trimeric intracellular cation channel family protein, whose protein sequence is MNIIDIIIYIGIFVFAVTGALKARTNQMDIFGAGVLAFATAYGGGTLRDLLIGIRINWMNDYIALSLVVAAVLIVSLLKKNTGRFTATLFYTDAIGLGMFTIGGIERSLDNGINEVYAVIMGVMSATFGGLLGDILSNRVPALLTRGELYATACAIGGTAYLLMRNAGLHESMSLVITVIIVVGLRVISKTKQVTLPKI, encoded by the coding sequence ATGAATATTATAGACATCATCATCTATATAGGGATTTTTGTATTTGCGGTTACCGGGGCGCTAAAAGCACGCACCAACCAGATGGATATATTTGGTGCAGGTGTACTTGCTTTTGCCACTGCTTATGGTGGCGGCACCTTACGCGACCTGCTTATCGGCATTCGTATCAACTGGATGAATGATTATATAGCGCTTTCATTGGTAGTGGCTGCTGTTCTCATTGTATCGCTTCTTAAGAAAAACACGGGTCGTTTCACGGCCACTTTGTTTTATACTGATGCTATTGGCTTGGGCATGTTTACCATTGGTGGAATTGAGCGCAGTTTAGACAATGGTATCAATGAAGTGTATGCAGTTATCATGGGTGTTATGTCTGCTACTTTTGGCGGCTTATTGGGCGACATTCTCAGCAACCGTGTACCTGCCTTGCTTACACGTGGCGAACTATATGCTACAGCTTGTGCAATAGGCGGAACTGCATACCTGCTCATGCGAAATGCTGGTCTTCATGAATCAATGTCTTTAGTTATTACCGTTATCATAGTAGTTGGCCTGCGGGTGATCAGTAAAACAAAACAGGTAACACTGCCAAAGATTTAG
- a CDS encoding enoyl-CoA hydratase/isomerase family protein, protein MPYQTLLTKLENNIFTITINRPDKLNALSKQVMNDLDEVMDEVYKNDDIRSVIITGAGEKGFVAGADISEFVGLSVDEGKNLAKRGLDIFFKIENCPKPVVAAVNGFALGGGCELAMACHFRIASENAKFGQPEVNLGLIPGYGGTQRLVQLIGKGGAIELLISGNIIDANTALQYGLVNAVVPQAELLAKATSILAVVNTKAPLAVAKCIEAANAVYKESVNGYDVEMSGFGNCFATEDVKEGTAAFLEKRKANFIGK, encoded by the coding sequence ATGCCATATCAAACACTTCTAACCAAGCTTGAGAATAACATATTTACAATTACCATTAACCGACCAGATAAACTGAACGCACTAAGCAAACAGGTAATGAATGACCTGGATGAGGTAATGGATGAGGTTTATAAGAACGATGATATCCGCAGTGTAATTATAACGGGCGCCGGAGAAAAGGGTTTTGTAGCTGGTGCTGACATCAGTGAGTTTGTAGGCTTAAGTGTAGACGAAGGAAAGAACCTGGCAAAGCGCGGTCTTGATATATTCTTCAAAATCGAGAATTGCCCTAAGCCGGTAGTAGCTGCGGTTAATGGTTTTGCTTTGGGTGGCGGCTGCGAACTTGCAATGGCTTGTCATTTTAGAATAGCAAGTGAGAATGCCAAATTTGGCCAGCCGGAAGTAAATCTTGGATTGATACCAGGTTATGGCGGCACTCAACGACTGGTACAATTGATCGGAAAAGGAGGAGCTATTGAGTTATTGATCTCAGGAAATATCATAGATGCTAATACTGCTCTGCAATATGGATTGGTTAACGCAGTGGTACCGCAGGCGGAACTCCTAGCTAAAGCAACTTCTATACTTGCTGTTGTAAATACCAAAGCTCCGTTAGCTGTAGCGAAATGCATAGAAGCTGCCAATGCAGTTTATAAAGAAAGCGTAAACGGTTATGATGTAGAAATGAGCGGCTTTGGAAACTGTTTCGCAACCGAAGACGTAAAAGAAGGAACAGCAGCGTTTTTAGAGAAGCGGAAAGCGAATTTTATTGGGAAGTGA